From the genome of Bubalus kerabau isolate K-KA32 ecotype Philippines breed swamp buffalo chromosome 13, PCC_UOA_SB_1v2, whole genome shotgun sequence:
GGGCACACTTTGCTTAAATGTGAGTcttaaatattaactttttatcTAAGAATCTTTCTCAATTCAGGGTTttcctaaatattaaaataaagtagaaacaTGTAATGAAATTGCCTGGCACAACATCTGGCAAAGTGTTCAAGAAACACTGACCATTATTATGGAGGTTTATACATTTTCTATAAAGCACAAGACTATACCATTACTGTCATTGCATAGTTACATAAAGTCTGATTTTGGCTTAATAGAAAATACTTCTGTAACAATTCCAACTACAGTATGAGATTATGAACCTGAATGTTCAAATACAATAGCAAAGATCACTCCTCAGGGGATTGAAGATATGACTACCACTCCAGGAATCTGACTTTTATGGTCTCTGTTCTTAGGACCCTAGGACTACATGCACAACTTGGAAAAATATACATACGATgtgcattaaaaagaaatgtggcTCATCTCTGGGATATAGAAAGAGACACAAAACTGAGTatgtagggaaaaaaattatagaactaTAGAATGGGAGTAAgttttttttgaaaaacagataCAGATAGTGCTTAGAACATTTCTAGAAAGGGATACAAGAAACTTACCTAGACAACCTTGGGAACTGGCTGTTTACTCCCCCTaccattccatttttatttcctccCCTTATTAGCACTATCATTACCCTTAAAAAATAGCCAAATAATTTACTTTGGCCAAAACCTTCTGGTTCTTAGCTTTGCAAACACTGCCAAGGATAGTAAGCTTTATATATCTCCTCACATTTTCACTGTCAGCCCAAGAATTTTAGACGACTATACTCCCCAGCCTACTCTCCCATTACCAAACGCACCTAACCTTGGTGGCTGCTTCAGGTCACCCTCTCACTGTCCCTCATTTCCTGAGTCTCAtactagatttttttccccatttgtgCCCACTGTGAGGGTGTAACACCTCTTAGATACCACCCCAACACTGACTCCCAAATTTCTAACTATAGTTTTGACTCCCTTCCCAAACTCCAAATTTCAATTGCCTACTCAGTATTTCCACTTGGATGTCAAATAGACATCTAAATTTAATACATCCAAAGCTGAACTCATCTTCCCCATTAACACCACTCCACCTACAGCCCTTCAAATCTCAGCCAATGGCACTTCCAGCCTTATAATCATCCAAatccattcattcagttcagttgctcagtcatgtccaactctttgcgaccccatggactgcagcatgccaggccaccttgtccatcaccaactcctggagcctaatcaaactcatgtccatcgcatcagtgatgccatccaaccaactcatcctctgtcagccccttctcctcccaccttcaatctttcccagcatcaggttcttttccaatgagttggttcttcgcatcaggtggccaaagtattggagtttcagcttcagcatcagttcttccaatgaatattcaggactgatttcctttaagattgactggttggatctccttgcagtccaagggactctcaagagtcttctccaacaccacagttcaaaagcatcaattcttcggcactcagctttctttacagttcaactctcacatgcatacatgactactggaaaaaccacagctcaaAACAATGACTAGAAAGCAGTCTAAGCACAATGCTAGTTAACTAAAACTGAAGGCTATCCTGGGGATTGGGATCAAAGACATATAATCATtaaactgttttctaaaataggttaaaattaatttttaagtctaGGATTtagattttgacattttaatttcttttgaataCAAGTCACTTTTTGCAAGCTAGGAGGCAGATCAAGCTAAGGCAGTCCAGTTCTCTAGAGATCCAGGCCAATTCTTAAAATCTTCAGCAGAATGACATTAATACAAGGTGTCAACAATGGGATTATAAACTCTAAATAATAACCATTCGTCTACATTTTTTCCTTAGGAAGCAGCCAAAAGTCTAGTCCATAAAGGTATGATATAAGAACATTTTGATCTACACAGGACAGAATGATCCAAATTTTATGCTGGCCAACCTATCAGTAGGCCAGATCAGAGCTGGCCAAGGATTGGTGTACAGAGAAGAgtgtttacattttgaaaatttgCTTTGAGGTTTAAAAAATTCCTAGTTGTTGTTAATaagaaaggaagtaaaaaataTTATAGATGCACCACACTGATATTTGATTGTGCCAAGGTCTTCCACTGGAACACAAAGTTAAAGAGTATGGGGAGAAGacacttattttcaaaataaattacttaGTAATAAGAAATCTGACATATCGCATTCTTCCATTTGCCATAAGAACATTCTGACCATGAGGACTATTTAAAAGAATGCTCAACTCTAAAAAGGGTGGTGGCAGAACACTTTCCACTACAGAATAACCTCCCACTTTCCCATACAATTAACTGCTCCTCTCCCATGATGCATATTCATTCAGAAAAACTTTGTCAGGAGCTTTTTGCCAGggccagaaaatgaaaaataagagaatgCCCGAATGACAGTTACTTGTGAGCTTAGTTAACATCTTTCAGGATGGACCCATAAAATCTGGCCACTGTTTTGTTAAACATCTGCAAACTGCAGAACTCCTTAGCCCTTAGTCATAGTTTCTGCTCAATGTCTTAAAGCTGGGCTCATTTCCAtctgtgacttttttcttcaGTGCTGGGGTGGGTGCTAGTCATCAAAGTCTGGAATGTCATCATAGGAGTATCCCCGGTAGCCTTTGGATGCATAGTAGGCGATGCGCAGGTGGTAAAATCCTGGCAGGAACACCAGGATGCCAATGATCAGGACAGGAACAGCCCGGTCTGCCCCCTGGTGGCAGAAGGAAGCAAACATTACTACCACGCaagttattacattttaaaataaagtcatgGGTCCAATTCATAAATCAGTTATCATATACTTTTCAGAGCTTTGGGAACTATACTACCAAGagaaaatgtttatatctttttgtCTCTTTAACAATTGCTGAAAAATTGCAAAGtactaaaattataaagaaattattCATGTTCATCCACAGATACTTTGGCTAACTTTTACTCCTTTAAAGTTTTTAGTTGTGAATATACCAAACTCTGTGCCTTGTTTTTCGTGCCTTATTATAACACAGtctgggtttccctcatagctcagttggtaaagaatctgcctgcaatgcaggagacctgggtttgattcctgggttgggaacatcccctggagaaggaaatggcaacccactccagtattcttgcctggagaatcccatggattctggcaggctactgtccatggggtcacaatagtcggacacgactgagcaactaaaccaccacaacacAATCTACAAAGATCTGCTATTAACAGATACTGACAGGCTGCTTCATTCAAAACTGAAAGAGGATTATTTACCTCATATGGTTACAGTGGAAATTAAATGAAGTGATTGATACATGTAAAGGAAGTAGCCCCAGCTGGCACACAATGACAATAAATGCAAGCTTAAAACCAAAGGAAGAGAACTTTTAAAGGGGATTATTTGAACATTAAAAATGATGGTCTACAACTTTCAGTTGACATAGTTGGTGCTATTTCTATtatcttattttacattttctctggagaaggaaatggcgacccactccagtactcttgcctggaaaatcccatggacggaggagcatggtaggctacggtccatggggttgcaaagagtcggacacgactgagcgacttcactttcactcttacattttctacttttctgtttctttttttcaggatTTCGACTGTACATCCCTAAGGAGATATATCCTAAGGATTAAAAGAGTTGCTAAGAAAACTTACAGTGAGTTCAgccttcttttacttagcattaaTATTGCTGTTACTCTtaaactgctgttgctgctactaagttgcatcagtcatgtctgactctgtgagaccccacagacggcagcccaccaggctcctctgtccctgggattctctaggcaagaatactggagtgggttgccatttccttctcctattacTTTTAAACTATTTAATGTCAAATAAGGCATgaagaaattatttcaatatCATTGGGATAGACATACATAcctaaaagcaaagaaattaacTTCAAACTGTAACCTTAAACTTGCATGGGAAATATCTAATACTATAGCTATTATGACATAttagattggccaaaaagttcatttaggtttttttGTAAGATGTTTTGGAAAAACCCAGAACTTTTTGGTCTGGTCAATGTCTATACAATATTTCCCTGTTTTCTAAAGGACACCTATTTCCTAATTCTGTCTCTGAAAAAgcctagaaaaaatgaaaaccaatagTAATGGCATCATTAATGCCCAGTTTGTGAGCTCTAAATCTACTTCCCATAAAGAAACCAGAGCTCCTTAGTGAAATGGCTGTTTAAAAGTTGGGGGACAGGAAATACACAGATGGGCCTGGGCCTGGGATAACATGCTGAGCCAGAAAGCAAGAAAACTATTAAAGGCTTTGAGAACCCATGTGTAATAGCAAACACACAGCATCCCTATGAAATATTCTTtctaaaagaaaaccaaagtagATCTAAATCTAAGCAAGTTCCTAGATCTATCAGTGCGCAAAAAAAGGGGAATAGAAAAACAAGGTAAATTGTATTAAGACAATACCCCTAGATCTATGTAAAAACTGTTAGAGAGGCATACTGAAGACGTACACTTAATAATTTACCAGCAAAATGTAAATCTGGTATTTGCTTtagtatatatagaaaaaaaagttGGGGGTATAGATGAAACAAAAGGTCACTAACTGTTGATGTTCAACTGCGGATATATACTGGGGGTTCATTATGTTAtttcatctacttctgttttgtttgaAATGTCTGCAATAAGAAGtgaaaaaaccccaaaccaaaccaaaaaccaaaacaatctAATAAGTGATTTTCTTAGTTAACACCTTTACCCTTACTTATAGTCTTTTATAAATCACACAAGGTGAAGTGCTATTTGTGATCTCACCTCCACTCTCAATTTTTACATCATTAATAAAGTTAACTGAAGGCACAGTCCTGAAGTTCAATGTTCAAATTCAGACAGCACTAAGGAAGCCTCTGGTAGTCACATGATACTTTTAAAATAGCTAAAGACAAATTGCGACACAGCTAAAGCAAATTTATATACATCTCAAAAGCCATGTGCAGCCATTTTATTGGGACAGTCTACTATTCCTAATTCCAAGGATAATGCCCAGAGTTTTAGCTCTTTGCTGTGTTCCCTATACAAAGCAATGTGACCATCATCCCCTGGTCTGGTGTGTGTTGAAGATCAGATGTGAACTATGGTTAATATTAGTTTAGATGCTGTGTATAAGCatctgtattgggcttccctagtggttcagatggtagagaatctgcctacaatgaagaagaccccagttcaatctctgggttgggaaaatcacctggagaagaatatcctccagtattcttgcctggagaaatccacagacagaacagcctggtgggctacagtccatggggtcacaaagagttggacatgactgagagactaacactgcCAGTACTATACAATCCAAGAGAAAGAACCACCAAAAACCACTTTAGGTTTCTAAGGTATTATACTGAAGCTCAACAGGAACTTCAACCAAATCCAATTTAAGAAAGATCTGGTCCATGAGCCAAAAGTCTTGGCTTGGTCAGTGGCCCCAGACCTATACAATCCTCACTGCTTCTGCCCAAACACTAACTACGGTTGTATGTCTGCGGCACTGCAAAGTTACAAtaatagcatcccactccagttaTAAACTTTATCACTCAGGAATCCTCAGTACTAGACTCAGCTGTGCTGTTCCAAACTATGATGGTAGGAAAATTGCCCACATCTCAGAGGGAAAATTTGCCCACCTGCCATACCCACCTCATAGGATCTGAGAGAAGTTTGTTGAGGCTCAAAGGAAGAAGCATCTTGTTATCTGAgaacaaaatcttaaaaaaaaaaaaacaaaaacaaaaaccaccttttcttctttctgctgaAATATGCTGTACTAGATAGAAGACAACAGAGTGGCTGACATTTTAAACATCTTCTGGAAATCCCACAAGCCCCTCAGCTTACCCCTTTGCTGATATAGCCTGCCAGCAGGAGGGAGCCTATGATAATGAGAAAGGCGCCAATCAAAAACAGCACTGTAGCGAGCGCAATGGCCTTATATGGGATCTTAGGAGGGCTTTTCTTAAACtggaagagaaacaaacaaaaaaagacaaagaagaacattATGAATATACAGGACTCAGATACTTGAAAGCAGGGAGGATAAGAAAATCAATCTTGGTGTGTCTTGAAGTAAGTCCTACCACCCACTGCAGCtctgggagagaaaggaaaatgacTGCAGGAGAGGAAGCTCCAGTTATTGCTCTAACAATAACTCGAGTAAGGAAATCTCAGCAGAatgttattttttctagttctagtCTCATTCCACAGACCACTCACTGTActgttaaaaaaatcattttcttacaAAAACAAGACACTTCATGTTACACATGTTTTTAATAAACATGCCTTTGCACATGGAAGAATGTACTAATCTATAGGGATTAAAAGTGAACATCAAGCTCTGgaaaagtaagaagaaaaaaatgatttctggAATTCAAAGTTAAGCTGGGATCTGGTCAAAGGTTTTAAAAACAACCTTTTCTGAAGCATTAGTTGCCTGACCCACCGAGCAAGTAACCTGCCTTACTAACAAGTTCAATTCAAGGTTAAAACATTCAAAGACAAATTTCTAAGGTTTGGCTCATGTTTGTGCGTGACCAAATTGACTGGAAGCTTTTCcaacctgctttaaaaaaaaacaactctctcCTTCAAATGTGGGTCCCAAAAGTACAAAGAATAATTGATTTCTTTATACTGATACTTATTTAAAGGATGGGGTTCCTGCTACTTCTTTGATCTTAGTTCCACCTAAAATAGTCTAGTGTAAAGGGAAGCGGCCAAAAGGAGATGCTACACCCTTAAGTACTTTATAAACCATGATCAGGAAggacacacatttaaaaaatattctctgtTTTACTTACTGTTTGCCACAAAGAATACCTTTAATAAATTGGATCTCATGACatcaggaaagaaggaagattcCCACAATCTGCTGGCTTTAGCAGTGAGTTTCTCCCTTAAAAGATGAACTGGTTTTGACTGAAGTGTAAACAAACTGGTAAcacagtctttaaaaaattctacttAACAAAATAATCTGATTACTTCCagataaactaaataaaatttgcAACTATTAGACTCTGGCATTACAACTAAAATTTCTCAGAAATGGACAAATATTTATATTGGTTTGAAACTGCTCTGCCAAGGTCCCTCTTTCTGCACACTATGGGTGACAGTCTCAGCAGTTTCTTTTCTGCTCCCTCTAAACCCTAGGCACAATCAGCAAAACCTGGATCTGATCAAAAACAATCAGTCTCCCTGCTAACTCAGCATCAATAGAGCCAGCTAATCTCATCAGGTCCTTTCTGCATTTACCTGAAGGTCAATGTAGCCATCATCCGTATTAGCGAGTCTTGAGTATTTCACTTTGCTACTGGGAATTCCAGTAGCCAGGTTGGTACGAGACGGCATCATAACACGCTGACACAGCTACagtatgaaaacaaagaaaagtattATTGTCTGCAGGCTACAATAATGTGTTTGTTATACATACTGGAGTTCCGGGCTGCTTGTTCTTAGAGCCTGATATTCCTTTGACATGAAAACATTCTCATTATGCCTCTACTCTAGTTTCTCCTGGTAGAATAAGAATCAAGACATTTGCCAAGAACCAGACTTCATATTTATTTTGCCATTAATGTTTCTCTGCCTCCTAATTTTTTCAAAGTCACAAGAGAGTAGGTGAAACAGTGGTCACTTAAATCCATCTGACATTTCAACCATTCTGCTACAGTACTGCCTGTCCCCCCATCACTGCTTCCACAAAAAGCAAGAGGAGCATATACTCAAGTGATTCTTATTTGACTAGGACAGAGGAGAGAGGGtgagaaatgaaatatattcACATCAGCATTTTGCCTATTTTCCTCTGATGGATATCATCCATTTAACACAAAAGATCTGTAAAAGTTCTTGTAAATTTGGATAAGCTATTGGCTACCAGTATTATACCAGTGTCCTCTGATTTGCCTGTCTCTCTGCTCCACCCCAGAGGGCTTCCTCATTGGCTCAGCCGTAGAGtccaatggaggagacccaagttcagtcccgGGGTTGGttaagattcccctggaagagggcatggcaacccactccagtattcttgcctagagaatctcatggacagaggagcctggcaggctacagtccatggggtcgccaagagtccaacacaactgaagtgactgaacatgaaTGCACTGCTTCAGCCCAAGCACTGCAAGTAGCAATTTCATTTTCCAAGTTACTTCTTCAGctacatcaaaaacaaaacaaacaaactctgaaTAAATACTTGGTTTTTGTTCAAACTAGTCAAAGTTGACTCCTATAATGGAATCGTGCCTATTACGTCACCAGCTTAAAAGTATATAAGATTAAATTGAAAAACATTTGTAATTGGTGTACTTTTCCTCCATAAAATCACCAAGTTATGTGAATGAAACAAGTAAACCTTTTTTGATCAAGTTACTTGATTTCTAAAAGTGAAACATATCTAAGCGGTTTATATATACTTAATTCTGAATATTAATAAGCTGTTTTAAGTGGTCTGCAGACAACCTAATTAGCATTATAAAGGAACTGGTGCTAAACGCTCCTGTTCCTTTTTAGTAATTTTGTAATGATGTAGAAATCAagtactgaaaaaataaaagtgtgctTTCTTATACGCCTTTCAAAAATGGTTAGATCAAATTATGTCAAAAACTATGTTTTTAAGTGTTGTGATCCTGATTACACGATAATCTATATTTAATTCTATAAAACTTTAAGTCCAAACTACCAATAAGTGGGGGGTTTTGAGAGCATTTAATCACCTGTGATTTGTATCAGTCTTTAAAAGTTTACATACTGTCATTAACTATtcatgctactgctactgctaagtcacttcggtcgtgtccgactctgtgggaccccagagatggcagcccaccaggctcccccgtccctgggattctccaggcaagaacactggagtgggttgccatttccttctccaatgcatgaaagtgagaagtgaaagggaagtcgctcagtcctgtccgactctttgcgaccccatggactgcagcccaccaggctcctccgtccatgggattttccaggcaagagtactggagtggggtgccattgacttctctgtAACTATTCATACACTgcatcaaaacataaaaataggcATGGCGTGAGGAACACCAGACGACTGCTTATTAGTAGCAGAGTAAGAATTCTaaaagagggaaaaggaaaaatgtaaagcAATGTTTTCTGAGTACCTGCCCAACAGGCTTTTTTATCAGCCTCACCGGAATCCCAAAATTTCTTCAGCACTTGAATGCTGCAAGAATTTTGAAAGCATAGCACTTAGCATACAGCTTCGCACTACGCGCCTCTCCACACTATTTCCCTGTCCGCTTCCAGACCCAGCCAGCAAGAGAAATAAGAACTGACGTGAATTTAGATGGAAATATCTGCTTTCAGGAAAGCGGCCAGCCGTGCCCCGGGAGGGTGAATGCTCCACACAGAGGACTCCAGCCTTGACCGGCGGAGAACGCAGTCTTGGCCGCGTCGCAAGCCTGAGGCGAGCGCTTCCGCTTCCGCTCCCGCCCAGCGAGCACGCACGCCGTATCCGGGGCCCGAGCGCGGACAGCTCGCTCACGGTTGGCAGCTGGAGCGCCCGAGACCTCCCCCAACTGCCACCCGGCCTCGACCGGCTAGACGCCGGAAGTGGCGTATGTTTTGGAGGCTGCGGGCCGGACGTGGCGTCAACGGGAGCGATGCCTTCTCATTCTACTTTCTTCGGTTTCAAGCCCGCTTTCTTTCTAGCGGCCCGCA
Proteins encoded in this window:
- the TMEM230 gene encoding transmembrane protein 230 isoform X1, with the translated sequence MMATLTFREKLTAKASRLWESSFFPDVMRSNLLKFKKSPPKIPYKAIALATVLFLIGAFLIIIGSLLLAGYISKGILFSDNKMLLPLSLNKLLSDPMRWVWQGADRAVPVLIIGILVFLPGFYHLRIAYYASKGYRGYSYDDIPDFDD
- the TMEM230 gene encoding transmembrane protein 230 isoform X4 codes for the protein MMPSRTNLATGIPSSKVKYSRLANTDDGYIDLQFKKSPPKIPYKAIALATVLFLIGAFLIIIGSLLLAGYISKGGADRAVPVLIIGILVFLPGFYHLRIAYYASKGYRGYSYDDIPDFDD
- the TMEM230 gene encoding transmembrane protein 230 isoform X3, coding for MMATLTFREKLTAKASRLWESSFFPDVMRSNLLKFKKSPPKIPYKAIALATVLFLIGAFLIIIGSLLLAGYISKGGADRAVPVLIIGILVFLPGFYHLRIAYYASKGYRGYSYDDIPDFDD
- the TMEM230 gene encoding transmembrane protein 230 isoform X2, yielding MMPSRTNLATGIPSSKVKYSRLANTDDGYIDLQFKKSPPKIPYKAIALATVLFLIGAFLIIIGSLLLAGYISKGILFSDNKMLLPLSLNKLLSDPMRWVWQGADRAVPVLIIGILVFLPGFYHLRIAYYASKGYRGYSYDDIPDFDD
- the TMEM230 gene encoding transmembrane protein 230 isoform X6 codes for the protein MMATLTFREKLTAKASRLWESSFFPDVMRSNLLKFKKSPPKIPYKAIALATVLFLIGAFLIIIGSLLLAGYISKGILFSDNKMLLPLSLNKLLSDPMRGQTGLFLS
- the TMEM230 gene encoding transmembrane protein 230 isoform X5, which codes for MMATLTFREKLTAKASRLWESSFFPDVMRSNLLKFKKSPPKIPYKAIALATVLFLIGAFLIIIGSLLLAGYISKGILFSDNKMLLPLSLNKLLSDPMRLQGSHEKECDWH